One Fusarium falciforme chromosome 1, complete sequence genomic window carries:
- a CDS encoding Sm protein F, whose protein sequence is MSFAPLNPRPMLQDLVSRTVLVRLKWGEVEYKGTLVSVDSYMNLQLSGTEEYIADKPTGSLGQVLIRCNNVLWVRGADEGKDTDAAMTG, encoded by the exons ATGAGCTTCGCACCCCTCAACCCCCGTCCTATGCTGCAGGACCTCGTCAGCAGGACCGTTCTTGTCCGCCTAAAATGGGGCGAGGTGGAATACAAGGGCACACTCGTCTCTGTTGACAGCTACATGAACCTCCAGCTCTCTGGCACCGAGGAGTACATCGCCGACAAGCCCACTGGCTCTCTGGGCCAAGTGTTGATTCG GTGCAATAACGTCCTGTGGGTGCGCGGCGCCGACGAAGGCAAGGACACGGATGCTGCGATGACGGGCTAA